The genomic interval GTCTGCTTCCTCTTCTTCTGGGGGATCAACATGGCGGTGATCTACCGGGGCATCGACTCGATCCGCTTCCTCCTCAGCGTGAAGGCGCCGCTCCTCATCGCCCTGGGGCTGGCCCTGCTGGACTGGGCCTACCGGCACGCGGGCGGCTTCGGGCCCATTCTTTCCCAGCCCTCCGCCTTCGATCCCGGCCAGCCGCAGGCGGGGCGCTTCTGGGGCTACTTCTTTCCCGCGCTGACCGGCATCGTCGGCTTCTGGGCCACGCTCTCCCTGAACATCCCGGACTTCACCCGCTACGCCAAGACGCAGCGGGCGCAGGTGCTGGGGCAGAGCCTGGGGCTGCCGTTCACCATGGCGCTCTACTCCTTTATCGGCGTGGCCGTCACCTCCGCCACGGCGGTCATCTACGGGAAGGCGATCTGGGATCCGGTGGAGGTCCTCACCCACATGCGCAATCCCGGCGTCCTTGTCATTTCCATGGTGGCCCTCTGCATCGCCACTCTGGCCACGAACCTGGCCGCCAACGTGGTCAGCCCGGCCAACGACCTGGCCCATCTTTCCCCGAAGCATATCTCCTTCCGCACCGGCGGTTTCATCACCGGGCTGGTCGGCCTCTTTATGATGCCGTGGAAGCTTCTGGCCGATCCTTCCGGCTACATCTTCACCTGGCTCATCGGCTACAGCGCCCTGCTGGGACCGATCGGCGGCATCCTCATCGCCGATTACTTCGTCTACCGGAAGCGGCACCTGAAGCTGGCCGCGCTCTACCACGCGCGCGGGGAATACGCCTTCACCGGAGGCTACAGCGTCGTGGCGCTGGCCGCGCTGGCGTTGGCCGTGCTGCCGAACCTGCCCGGCTTCCTCATGACGATCGGCGTCCTGCATTGGCACGCGCCGTTCCTGCTCTCCCTTTACCACTACGCCTGGTTCGTCGGCTTCGGCCTGGCGTTCGTCCTCTACCTCATCCTCCGCCTCCCCTTCAAAAATGCATAAGAACATGCCCGTCCTCCCTCCCTTCAACCATCAGCCCGCTCCCTACACCGGCCCCTCCGCGGAGGAGGTCCTGGCGCTGCGGAAGCAGTATCTAAGCCCCGCGCTCTTCCACCTCTACAAGAAGCCGCTCATGATCGTGGAAGGGAAGGGGCAGTATCTCTATGACGAGACGGGCCGCCGCTATCTGGACGCCTTCGCCGGCATCGTCACCGTGAGCTGCGGCCACTGCCACCCGCACATCGTGGCGGCGGGCAACCGCCAGAACGAGCTGCTCCAGCACGCCACCACCATCTACCTGCATCCGAACATCGCCGAATACGGCAAGGCCCTGGCCGACAAGATGCCGGGCGACTTGAAGGTGGTCTACTTCGTCAACTCCGGCTCGGAGGCCAACGACCTGGCCATCCTCATGGCCCGCGCCTACACCGGGAATTACGACGTGGTGGCCCTGCGCAACGCCTACCACGGCGGCAACGCCTCCGGCATGGCCCTGACGGCCCATTCCACCTGGAAGTTCAACGTGCCCCAGCCCTTCGGCGTCCACCACGCCCTGGCGCCCGATCCCTACCGCGGCCCGTGGGGCCACGATGACGCGGAAGCGGGCAAGAAATACGGACGCGACGTGAAGAGCGTCATCGACTACGCCACCTCCGGCAAGGTCGCGGCCTTCATCGCGGAGTCGATCCAGGGCGTCGGCGGCGCCGTCGTCTTCCCGGACGGCTACTTGAAGGAAGCCTACGGCCACGTCCGCGCGGCGGGCGGCGTTTGCATCGCGGACGAGGTGCAGGCGGGCTTTGGCCGCACCGGCACCCACTTCTGGGGCTTCGAGACGCAGGGCGTCGTCCCGGACATCGTGACGATGGCCAAGGGCATCGGCAACGGCGTGCCGCTGGCCGCCGTGGTCACCACGCCGCAAATCGCCCAGGCGATGACCAGCCGCATCCACTTCAACACCTTCGGCGGCAACCCCGTGGTCTGCGCCCAGGGGAAGGCCGTGCTGGAGGTCATCGAGAAGGAGAAGCTCCAGGACAACGCGCTGAAGATCGGCGCGACCCTCGACGCGGGCCTGCGCAAGCTCCAGCAGAAGCACTCCCTCATCGGCGAGGTGCGGGGCAAGGGCCTCATGATCGGCGTGGAGCTGGTGAAGGACCGCGCGACGAAGGACCCGGCCAAGGAAGAAACCCTCCAGGTCTACGAGAAGGCCCGGGAGCTGGGCCTCCTCATCGGCAAGGGCGGCTTCTTCGGCAACGTCCTGCGGGTGAAGCCCCCCATGTGCCTGACGGAGGCCGACGCCGCTTTCCTCCTGGAAGTCCTCGACGAGTCGTTCGCGAGCGCCTAGCCCTCCTGGGGTGAAGCTCCACCGCGGCCTGATCGCCCTGCTGGCCTTTTTGGCCATGCTGGGGCCGTTCTCCATCGACACGTACCTGCCGTCGTTCCCGGCCATGGGCCGGTATTTCGGCGTGGGTCCGGCGGCGATCCAGCAGACGCTCACCGTTTTCCTCCTGGCGATGGCGGTGATGACCCTCTTCCACGGGACCCTCTCCGACGCTTGGGGAAGGCGGCCCATTATTTTGGCGGGGCTCTCCGTCTACGCGCTGGCCTCGGTCGGCGCGGCTCTGGCGCCGCGGGTCGGCGTCCTCGTCTTCTTCCGGCTGGTTCAGGGGCTTTCCGTCGGCGTCGGCATCGTCGTGGGCCGGGCGATGATCCGGGACCGCCTTTCCGGCCCGGAGGCGCAGAAGGCGATGTCGACGGTCACCGCCGTCTTCGGCCTGGCGCCGCTGATCGCGCCGCTTTTGGGCGGATGGCTGGAGGTGGCCCTGGGATGGCGCTCCGTCTTCGTCTTCATGGGGCTCTACGGGGCGCTCCTGCTAACGGCCTGCGGGCGGAGTCTTAAGGAGACGCTGGTGCCGGAGGCCCGCGTGCCGTTGCGGCTGCGGGCCACGCTGCGCGCCTACGGACGGGTGGCGGCGGATCGGCGCTTCCTGAGCCAGTGCCTGGGCATGACGCTGGCCTCCTCCATGCTTTTCCTTTATGTCAGCGCGGCGCCGGTCTTCCTCATGCAGCTCTTGCACCTGCCGCCGACGGCCTTCGCCTGGCTCTTCACGCCGCTCATTACCGGGATGACGCTGGGGGCGATCGTCTCCGGCAAGCTGGCCCACCGCTGGCCGCCCAAGCGGACGATCTGGACCGGCTACGGGATCATGGGCGGCGCCGTGGCGGTGAACGTGGCCTATAACGCCCTGGCCGCGCCGGCGGTTCCCTGGGCCGTGCTGCCGATCATGGTCTACACCTTCGGCATGGCGTTGGCCTCTCCCGCCATGACGATTCTGACGCTCGACCTTTTTCCGGCCAACCGGGGCCTGACCGCCTCCCTCCAGGCAGCCATCCAGCTGGGGACTTTCTCCCTCATCGCGGGCGTGGTGGCGCCCCTTATCTTCCACAGCGGCCTGCTGCTGGCCGTGGGAGCCGCCGCCGGATGGCTGGCGGGGTTGCTTTGTTGGAAATGGGGAGCGGGCGGCCCCGACTCGGCCGGGGAGCCGAAGCCGCCCGGCGAAGTTACTTTTTGAAGCTGGCCTTGTCGTCCGCCTCGAGCATGTCGAAGAGGGTGCTCTTGGCCGGATCGATGCCCAGGGGCTCGCAGGCGCCGACGAACCATTCCTTCTTCTCCGGGTTCTCGTACGGCTTGGCGGCTTCCATCGAGTCGGACCAGGCCTTGATCTCCTCCGCCGTGCGGGGCGTGCCGCTCTTTTCGAGCCAGGCGGCGAGGTCGGCGTCGCTGGCGCCGGTTTCCAGGAGCTTCTTCACGTCGGCGTCCTTCACGCCCTTGAATTCGAAGAGTACCTGGTCCAGGGGACAGGCGAAGTGATACTCGCCCACCTTGCCCTGGAGGTCGGCGCGGCCCTTGTCGGCCATGCGGGAGAGGAGGGCGTAGCCGCCCGTGCGGACGCGGGGGCTGGTGGGGGCTTCTTTGGTCAGGTCTTTGATTTGGCTCATAGGCCGTCAATTTACGCTGGGAAAGGGCGCTGTCCAGCGAGGCTTTCGCAAGTAATTTGCGATTATAATTGCAAATAAATTGCATTTTAGACACCCTCAGCGCTTTGTATGCAGCGCAATTCCACGCACCCCCAGCGCAAGGCTGGGGAAGCCGTTTTGGCCGCCCCGGCTAGCGTCAACTCCGTGAATTCCGAATATTTCAACATTCCGGACGACGAGGCCCCGGCCGCCGATCAGGCCGCCGAAGGCGCTGTCTCCGAAGCCGCCGAGGGCGAGGAAGCCCAGCAGGGCGGCCGCCTGAACGGCCTTACTTTCGTTTATTCCCGCAAGGTCGGGCATTTCAAGAAACCGCCGGAGGCCTGGGGCAAGTTCCGGAGCATGTAACCGTTTTCCCCGCGTAAGCGGGCGCTGCGGCGGGTCATCCCCAAAAGGGAAGCCCGCCGTTTTTCGTCATTTGCCCTTTCATCCATGAAACTTTTGCAAAGCTTCCGTTCCCTGATGCGGCTGGCGGGCCCCCACCGGGGCAAGCTGGTCGTCTCGGCCGTCTGCGGCGTGCTGGCGGGGTGGATCGGCATGATTCCCTTCGCACTGGTGGCCGCGATTGGGCAGGCCTTCCTGCGGCATGACGCGGAACGCCGCCATATTCTGGCGTTGACCGGCTGGGCGGTGGGGGCGCTCCTGGCCCGCTACGCTTTCCTGGCCGCCGGCAAGCTGCTTTCCCACCTGGCGGCTTACCGCACGATGTATGACCTGCAGCTGGCGCTGGCCAAGAAGATCGGCGCTCTGCCGCTGGGGGCGGTGATGGAGCGGGGCTCCTCCACGCTGAAGAAGACGGTGCTCCAGGATACCGACGTGGCCCACACGCTCCTGGGCCATTACCTGTCTGACTTCCTGGTCGGCCTCACCGTTCCGGCAGCCACCCTGGCCGTCTTTTTTTGGGTCGATTGGCGGCTGGCGCTGGCGGCGGCGGCGGTATTGCCGTGCCTCTACCTGGCCTACCGCGCCTCCTTCCGCAATTACGAAAAGGAGCTGGAAGCCTATTTCCGCGCCGACGAGAGGATGCAGTCCGGATTGGTGGAGTACGTCTCCGGCATCATGGCCATTAAGACCTACAACCGGGACCTCTCCCGCTTTCTGCGGGAGGCGGTCTGGGGTCAGGTGGAGCAGTCGGTCCTCTGGGCGGAGCGGACGCTCAAGCCCTGGTCGGCCTTCAACGTCTTGCCCGACCTGAGCCTCCTCTTTATCCTGCCGGTCGGCCTTTGGCTGGTGGTGGAGCACCGGGTGGGATTCGACGTCCTCCTTTTCTTCCTCCTGCTGGGGGTCGGCTATTTGCAGCCGCTGGTCCGGCTCTCCATTCAGATCGGCCTGCTCAATTACGCGGGCAAGAGCCTGGAGCGGATCGAGTCGATCCTCAACGCCCCGGCGCTGACGGCGGCAGGCCCCGTTCTTTCTCCGGAAGGAAACGCCCTGGTGCTCGACCGCGTCTCCTTTTCCCACCACGGAGCGGAGGCCGCCGCTTTGGAGGAAGTCAGCCTCACGATCCCGGAGGGTACCACCTGCGCGATCGTCGGCCCCTCCGGCGCGGGCAAGTCGACCCTGGCGCAGCTCATCGGCCGGTTCTGGGACGTGGAGAGCGGCGCGATCACGATCGGCGGCGCAGACCTGCGCCAGGTGGAAGAGGAGGAGCTGTACCGCCGCGTCTCCTTCGTTTTCCAGGACGTCTTCCTGTTCCGGGGGACGGTGGCCGACAATCTCCGCCTGGCCAAGCCGGAGGCGAGCGATGCCGAGATCGTCGCCGCGGCGAAGATGGCGCGCGCGCACGAATTCATCATGGCGATGCCCCGGGGCTACGAAAGCCAGGTGGGGGAGAAGGGCGGCTTTCTCAGCGGCGGGCAGAAGCAGCGGCTCTCCATCGCCCGTGCCATCTTGCGAAACGCGCCTCTCCTCATCCTGGACGAGGCGACGGCCTACGCCGACCCCGTGAACGAAGCGGAAATCCAAAAGGGGTTGCGGGCCCTGATGAAGGGGCGAACGGTCGTCATGATCGCCCATCGCCTCTCCACCGTCGTCGGCGCGGACCAGATCGCGGTCCTGAACCGGGGCAGGCTGGTCGCGGCCGCCCCGCATGAGGCGCTCCTGCGGGAATGCCCCCTCTACGCCTCCCTCTGGCGCGACTACAGCGAGGCCGCTCACTGGCACTTCGACGAGCATTCCCAACCAAGCCTGGCCCGATGATCGGACGCCTTCTCCAATTCGGAAAGGGGGCGGGTCCCAGCTTGCCCCGATATGAAAAGGCCCTCGGCGGCCAGCGCGGCGCGCTTTTTCTCCGCCTGGCGGAGAGCCTGCTGTTGGCCGCCGTCTACCTGCTGCTCTATCCCACGCTCCGCCGCCTTTTTGCGGGGACCCTTAGCGAGGCCTACATCGTCAAGGTCACCGTGGCGATGGCCGCCTGCCATGCGCTGCGGATGGCGCTCTTCCACCGCTCGGCGGTCGTCATCTACACGGCCAGCTACGCCCGGATCGGCGCGCTCCGGCTCCGCATCGCGGAGCATCTGCGGGCGTTGCCGCTGGGCGCCTTCCAGGCCGACCGCCTGGCCCATGTGAAGAGCGTTCTCACTGAAGACCTCCAGCTCGTCGGCCAGATGGCGGGAAGCCTGGTAGGCTTCTTCATCTCGGCGGTGGGCCTGCCGTTCTTCCTGGCGGCCGGCCTGGCCTTTCTCAACGTGAAGCTGGCCGCGGCGCTCGTCGCGGGCCTTCTTCTGTGCCTGCCGGTTTACCGGTGGATGCACCGTTTCATGGCCCGGCACAGCCGCCTGCACTTCCAGAACATCTCCCAGTCGAGCGCCCGGCTGCTGGAATACGTCATGGGCATCAAGGTCCTCAAGTCCTACGGCCTTACCGGCAAGCGATTCATTCAGCTGGAAACCTCCCTGGCGGGGACCCGGGACTCGGTTCTGGCCCTGGAGCTGGGGGCGATCTCCTTCCTGGTCGTCCTGACGCTGCTGGTCGAGTTCGGCTTTCCTCTCCTTCTCGTCTGCGGGACCTATGCGGTGCTCGGCGGGACGGTCGACGTGCCGACCTTCCTCTTCGCCCTGATCCTCTCCGTCCGCTTTTACGCGCCGATTCAGGAGGCCTTCGCCCTCTCGACCGAGTTCCAATACCTCAACGCCGCCCTGGACCGCGTGGACGGGGTGCTCTCCCTGCCCCGCCAGGAGGTCCCCGAGCGGGCAGAGCGTCCCCGCGCCTTCGACATCGAGTTCCAGAACGTCTCCTTCCGCTACGAAGAGGGCGGCGCGCCCGTCCTCCAGGACGTCTCTCTCCGTATTCCGGAGGGGAGCATGACGGCGCTCGTCGGCCCTTCCGGCGCGGGGAAGACCACGGTCAGCAACCTCGCTGCCCGCTTCTGGGACCCCGATCAGGGGCGCGTCCTCATCGGCGGCGTGGACCTGCGCCGGATGGAGGCGGATGAACTCCTGGGAGACATCGCGATCGTTTTCCAGGACGTGGTCCTCTTCCACGACACGGTGCGGGAGAACATCCGCATGGGCCGTCCGCAGGCCAGCGACGCGGAGGTGGAGGAAGCCGCCCGCCGCGCTCAGTGCCATGACTTCATCCTGCGCCTGCCCCGGGGCTATGAGACCCTCATCGGGGAGGGGGGCGGCCGTCTTTCCGGCGGGGAGAAGCAGCGGCTCTCCATCGCCCGCGCGCTCCTCAAAGACGCCCCCATCGTGCTCCTGGACGAGGCGACAGCCTCCATCGATCCCTCCGCCGAGAAGGACATCCAGAAGGCCTTCGCCGCCCTTTCCGAGAACAAGACCCTAGTCGTCATCGCCCACAAGCTGGCGACCGTCACCCATGCCGACCAGATCGTCGTGCTGGAAGAGGGCCGCATCGTCCAGCGCGGCACCCATGCCGAGCTGCTGGTCTCCGGCGGCCTTTACAAGACGATGTGGGAGAGCCAGGCGGCCGCCGCCTCCTGGCACATTTGATTTGGAGACACCCATGCAGACCAACACCCTGGAAAAACCCGCCAATCCCTCGCTTCCCGTCCGCGTCCCGCCCCGCCTGGGCCCGGAGATGAAGGCCCTCTTGGACAGCACCGATACCCTCTTCCGCGCCGCCGCGCTGCATAATGGCCCCGTTCACCTCATCACCCCGGGCGCGTTGGAGCGGAACGTCGCGCAGATGCGGGAGGCCTTCGAGAGCCTGGGCCTCGACCATCAGATCTACTTCGCCCACAAGGCGTGCAAGTCGTCGGCCCTGGCCAAGCAGGCGCGGAAAAGCGGCATCGGCATCGACGTCGCCTCCCGCAACGAGCTTGTCGCCGCCCTGGGGGCCGGCTTCACCGGGGAGCGGATCATCTGCACCGGGCCAAAGAACCGGGAATTCCTTCGCCTGGCCCTCATGCAGGGCTGCCTTATCTCCTGCGACTCGGAGGACGAGCTGGAGAAGTTGGCCGAGCTTTTGGAAGAGCACCCGGAGATCGCGTCCGCCCAGATTCTCCTGCGCATCAGCAACATCCGCTCCCGCGACCGCAGCGCCATTGCCGCCGCCTCCCGCTTCGGCATTCCGCAGGAGAGCCTGCCGCGGATCTTCGAGTGGCTGCCCACCGTGCCCCGCCTCGTCCTCAAGGGCTTCCACAACCACAATGACGAGCGGAATCGGGACGCCAAGGCGGGCTTCATCGACAACCTTCTTTCCCTGATGGAGCAGGCTTACGCGGCGGGCTTCGCGCCGACGATCGTCGATATCGGCGGCGGCCTGCGCAGCATCCGCGTGGCCAACGCCCAGGACTGGTCCGACTTCATCGACCAGCTTGCCCAGGGCCTCCTGGACAAAACCGGGACCGGCACGTGGAGAAACTTCGGCCTCGGCATGTCGATCAGCGAAAAGGGGGCCATCGCCGGCCGTGAGCGGGTACAGGGCAAATACGCCTCCGACGAGGAGTTCCAGGACGTCCTAACCACCGTGCTGCAGAACGACGCCTTCCGGGGCCGCCCCCTGGCGGAGATTTTCGCGGAGAACATGTTCTCCATCGCGGTCGAGCCGGGCTTCGCCCTCCTCCAGCAATGCGGGCTCACCCTCCTTCGCGTCGTGGGGGTCAAGGAGGCTGCCGACGGCACGCCGCTGGTCCTGGTCGACGGTAATATCTACAGCCTCTCCCAGGGCGTGACCGAGATCCTCTACGACCCCTACCTGATTCCCCGGCAGAAGGAAGGGCAGGCCCGCCCCTTTGCCGCCAACGTCATCGGCAACATGTGCCGGGAAGAGGACGTCATCACCAAGCGCCGCATCGTTTTCGACCAGGTGCCGCGGGAAGGGGATCTGCTTTGCTTCACGAATACCGCGGCTTACAATTCGGACTTTGAGGACTCCAACCCTCACCAGCATCCGATGGGACGCCGCTTCGTCGCCCAGGAGCGGGGCGGGGAGTGGTCCCTCCTGTCCGAGGAAGCCTACAGCCCCTACGCCGCCTAACCAGAAACCAGACCTATGATCATCGAGAAAATCCAAGACGCCATCGGCCGGACGCCGATCATGAAACTCGACCCGGCCAAAACCGGGCTGAAGAACATCGACCTTTACGCGAAGCTCGACCTGCTCAATCCCTTCGGCTCCCTCAAGGACCGCATCGCCCAGGGCATGCTGGAGCCGCACATGGCAGAGCTTTTGGCCAAGAAGAAGACCGTCATCGAGGGGTCTAGCGGCAACACCGCCAAGTCCCTGGCCGCCATCTGCGCGGTCAACGGCCTGGACTTTCGCGTCTATACCAACCGCATCAAGCTGCCGGAAATCCGCATGATCCTGCAGCTCCTGGGCGCGCAGATCGAGGAGCTGCCCTCCCTCTCCGACTGCCCGGACCCGATGGACAACAACAGCTTCTTCGCCGTGGCCGACGGCGTGGCCAAGGCGGAGCCGGAGAAATACCTCTACACCGACCAGATATTCAACCCCCTCAACCTCCAGTCCCATTACGCCACCACGGCCAAGGAGATTCACGAGGACATCGGCGAGTTTCACTACTACATCAACTTCCTGGGCACCTGCGGCTCCAGCATGGGCGTCATCAAATACGCCAAGGAGAACTTCAAGGAGAAGACGGCGTGCTGGGGCGTCGTCGCCTCTCCCGGCCACCACGTGCCGGGCGGCCGCAACATGAACGAGCTGTGGGAGACCAGCTTCTTCGACAAGGACGTCTTCGACGAATTCATCCACGGCACCGCGCGGGACTCCGTGGAGGGGATCATCTCCCTCTGCCGCAACTTCGGCATCCTGGCGGGGCCTACCTCCGGCCTCCAATACCATGTCGGCCTCAAGCGCCTTCAGGAAGAGGACGCCAAGCTGGAGGGCACCGGCGTGAGGAAGAAGGCCGCCTTCATCATCTGCGACCGGGTCGAGCCCTACATGACCTACATCAAGAAATACTATCCCGAGCTATTCACCACCGCCACGTCGACGCGCCCCCGCGTCGACGCCCTGTCCGCGGCGGATGTGGAGGCGGCGCCCGCCCTGGAGGCGGAGGCGCTGTCCCAGTTCCTTGGGGATGGAAACCCCCTGGTCATCGACGTGCGCGGCAACTTTGCCTACAACATGGGCCACCTGCCCGGCGCGGTGAACATCCTGGACGAGCTCTTCGGCCAGATGATCGAAGAGGGGCCGATCTCCGACAAGAGCCGGAAGATTCTGGTTGCCTGCGGCATCGGCAACATTTCCCGGAAATACGCCGCCTTCCTGCGCACGCAGGGTTATGACGCCTATTCCCTCAAGGGCGGCATCAACGGCTGCAAGAAGGCGGGCGTCACGCTGGCTTCCGGCATGGCCAAGCCGGAGACGGGCGGCGCCCACACCGTGGCCAACCAGGCCCGGGAAAAGGGCTACGTCAGCCTCAGCGGCCTGAAGCAGCGCGCGGAGAGCGGCGTATGAGCACCTTCATCGACACCGCGGACAACTACCAATACATGTTCCGCCCGCTCAGCCACATGCGGCGGGAGAAGTTCAAGCGCATCGTCGCCCGCGTGGGCGGCGGCGACGTCCTGGACCTGGGCTGCGGACAGGCCGGACATTACTGGGCCATGGGCTACGCCCACAAGGCGGACAGCCTCTCCTTCTACGACATCGTGCCGGAGAACATCGCCGAGCAGCAGGCCAGCATCGAGACCCTCTCTCCCGACTTCCTGGCCGAAAGTTTCGGAGAGACCCTTGGCTTCCTCGGCGCGGAGGGGATCATCCCCCAGCCCGTCGATCCCCAGTCGATCGCGGAGAACATCGTGGGCAAGACCGTCGACGTGCGGGTTTTCAACTTCATTCACGACAAGGCCGACCGTCAGTTCGACTTCGTCATGGCGATGGAGTCGATCGAGATCGCCGACACCTACGCGGAGTTCGTCTCCTCCCTGCGGACGGCCAAGTCCCTCCTAAAGCCGGGCGGGCTCTTTCTGGGCGTCATCCTGCCCTATGACGTGCTGCTGCCCACCACCCAGGAGCAGATCAGCATCAAGCGGGAAGGCATCCTAAACCCCCGTGTCGAAGAGACGCGCCAGGCCTTCTCCGACGCGGGCTGGAACCTGGAGGCCCTGGAAACCTACAAGACCCTGCAGGCCAATTACGACGAGGCGATTTGCTTCTACGCCCGCCACGCCTAAACAAGGAAAACGGATCATGACCATGGTTGAACAGTTCGTCGCCGATTGCGTCGCCGCCCTAGACAAAGCCGATCCGCCCGCCGAGATCGAGAAGCTCCTCCAGCGCTTCATGGCCGACGCGGAGGCCCTTAAGGCCGCCCTGCCGCCGATCGACGTGGAAGACTACCTCCTGCACCAGTCCCCGCTCCTGAGCATCTACCACATCCGGTTCGAGCCGGGCGTCGGCTATCCGGCGCACAACCACGGCATGCCGGTCGTCTCCGGCATCTACGAGGGCGTGGAGACCAACCGCATCTATCGTGAGAGAGAGGACGGGAAGATCGAGTTCCTCAAGGAGGTCGAGTTCACCCATCCGCATACCTTCATCATGCGGGATGGAGTCCATGCGGCCTCCAACCGCGGCACCATTCCCTCCCTGGGCTTCCATATCCACGTCGGCGACTTCTACGGAGCGCCCCACTACCTGTGGGATGAGAAGACCGGGGAAAAGTTCCCTTACAGCGACAAGAAATTCGTCGAGCTGGCGACCTATCCCCCCGGCTATCCGGTGCCGCAGGTCTGATGCAGGAAGCCTGCGACTTCGACTACATCTACGCCCCGCTGACTCCCTACCGGGCGGAGATCCTCCGCTTTGTGGAGCGCCATGTGCCGGAGGGGGCCTCCGTCCTCGACTTGGGGTGCGGCGCGGTCGGCTTCTATTGGGCGCTGGGCTATCTGCGAAAGGCGGCGGCCCTCCGCTTCGCGGACCGGAACGAGGCGGTCCTGGCCGGGCTGGCCGCCCGCCTGGACCAGCTGACTCCGGCCATGCTGGAGCGCGATTTTGCCGACGTGCCACCCTCCGGCCTATCCCGGGAGACATGGCTGGAAAAGCTCCATGCCGTCGCGGACGTGGCCCAGATCGACGCCCTGGAAGCGGGGGAGGGAACCTATGGCGCTCTCCTGGCCGTCGAGCTTCTGGAGTGCGCCCAGGATGAGGAGGAACTGCGGCGCATCGCTTCCTTCTGCGCCGCCCGTCTGGTTCCGGGAGGGCGCCTGATCGGCTGCACGCTGGATTACGTGGCGTGGACGCCCTCCCTGGAGGCGCTGGCCCGGGAGCGCCTGGCCGGCCGGGTCCGGATTGAGGAAAAGACGCTGCGGCAGGCGATAGAGGACGCGGGCTTAAAGGTGGCGGATTGGTCCGTTTTCTCCACCGGGATGGAGAACCATCCCCGCGCCTATTTCTTCTGCGCGGAAAAACCGGCCTGATCCCGGATCGCCGCGGCCGTTTCCGCAACGCTGGCCAAGAGGGCTTCGGCGTCCGCCTGCGTCGTGGGGCGGCCGAAGCTGACCCGCAGGCATTCGTGGGCGAAGAATTCCATCCGCATGGCAGCCATCACGTGGGAGATCTCTTCCCCGCCCGTGCTGCAGGCGGAGCCGCGTGCCACGGCGATTTCGGGAAGCGCCGCCATCAAGTCGGCCATCGGCACGCCGGGGATCTGGAAGTGGCTGACGTGGGACAGACGGGGGGAAGGCTCCCCGTTCACGCGCAGATCGGGAAAGGAGGCGCGGAGGCCTTCTTCAAAGCGGTTCCGGATGTCCTGAAGGCGGCGGGCCTCCTCCGTCATCCCGGCTAGGGCCGCATCGACCGCCGCGCCCAAACCGACGGTGAGGGGGACCGCCACCGTGCCGGAGCGGAGCCCATCCTGCTGGCCGCCGCCATGGATCTGGACACCCAGGCGGGATCGGAGGCCCGGTCCCACGTAGAGGGCGCCGATGCCCTTGGGCCCGTAAAGCTTGTGGGCGGAAAG from Verrucomicrobium sp. carries:
- a CDS encoding ABC transporter ATP-binding protein — protein: MIGRLLQFGKGAGPSLPRYEKALGGQRGALFLRLAESLLLAAVYLLLYPTLRRLFAGTLSEAYIVKVTVAMAACHALRMALFHRSAVVIYTASYARIGALRLRIAEHLRALPLGAFQADRLAHVKSVLTEDLQLVGQMAGSLVGFFISAVGLPFFLAAGLAFLNVKLAAALVAGLLLCLPVYRWMHRFMARHSRLHFQNISQSSARLLEYVMGIKVLKSYGLTGKRFIQLETSLAGTRDSVLALELGAISFLVVLTLLVEFGFPLLLVCGTYAVLGGTVDVPTFLFALILSVRFYAPIQEAFALSTEFQYLNAALDRVDGVLSLPRQEVPERAERPRAFDIEFQNVSFRYEEGGAPVLQDVSLRIPEGSMTALVGPSGAGKTTVSNLAARFWDPDQGRVLIGGVDLRRMEADELLGDIAIVFQDVVLFHDTVRENIRMGRPQASDAEVEEAARRAQCHDFILRLPRGYETLIGEGGGRLSGGEKQRLSIARALLKDAPIVLLDEATASIDPSAEKDIQKAFAALSENKTLVVIAHKLATVTHADQIVVLEEGRIVQRGTHAELLVSGGLYKTMWESQAAAASWHI
- a CDS encoding methyltransferase domain-containing protein; amino-acid sequence: MQEACDFDYIYAPLTPYRAEILRFVERHVPEGASVLDLGCGAVGFYWALGYLRKAAALRFADRNEAVLAGLAARLDQLTPAMLERDFADVPPSGLSRETWLEKLHAVADVAQIDALEAGEGTYGALLAVELLECAQDEEELRRIASFCAARLVPGGRLIGCTLDYVAWTPSLEALARERLAGRVRIEEKTLRQAIEDAGLKVADWSVFSTGMENHPRAYFFCAEKPA
- a CDS encoding cysteine desulfurase family protein — encoded protein: MYFDYLATTPPDPRVLDAMRPYWEGRFGNPHADAHIYGLDAKEAVEEARAKLARLLPGARGEWTFTSGATEANNLVLKGLADLAPAGRTRILVSAIEHPSVLETARFLRGRGFTVDELPVNNDGALDVDAFTSRLGEDVLLASVMWANNETGVIQPVEAAARLCRERGILFHTDATQAAGKIPLETVPDFLSLSAHKLYGPKGIGALYVGPGLRSRLGVQIHGGGQQDGLRSGTVAVPLTVGLGAAVDAALAGMTEEARRLQDIRNRFEEGLRASFPDLRVNGEPSPRLSHVSHFQIPGVPMADLMAALPEIAVARGSACSTGGEEISHVMAAMRMEFFAHECLRVSFGRPTTQADAEALLASVAETAAAIRDQAGFSAQKK
- a CDS encoding methyltransferase domain-containing protein; the encoded protein is MSTFIDTADNYQYMFRPLSHMRREKFKRIVARVGGGDVLDLGCGQAGHYWAMGYAHKADSLSFYDIVPENIAEQQASIETLSPDFLAESFGETLGFLGAEGIIPQPVDPQSIAENIVGKTVDVRVFNFIHDKADRQFDFVMAMESIEIADTYAEFVSSLRTAKSLLKPGGLFLGVILPYDVLLPTTQEQISIKREGILNPRVEETRQAFSDAGWNLEALETYKTLQANYDEAICFYARHA
- a CDS encoding pyridoxal-phosphate dependent enzyme → MIIEKIQDAIGRTPIMKLDPAKTGLKNIDLYAKLDLLNPFGSLKDRIAQGMLEPHMAELLAKKKTVIEGSSGNTAKSLAAICAVNGLDFRVYTNRIKLPEIRMILQLLGAQIEELPSLSDCPDPMDNNSFFAVADGVAKAEPEKYLYTDQIFNPLNLQSHYATTAKEIHEDIGEFHYYINFLGTCGSSMGVIKYAKENFKEKTACWGVVASPGHHVPGGRNMNELWETSFFDKDVFDEFIHGTARDSVEGIISLCRNFGILAGPTSGLQYHVGLKRLQEEDAKLEGTGVRKKAAFIICDRVEPYMTYIKKYYPELFTTATSTRPRVDALSAADVEAAPALEAEALSQFLGDGNPLVIDVRGNFAYNMGHLPGAVNILDELFGQMIEEGPISDKSRKILVACGIGNISRKYAAFLRTQGYDAYSLKGGINGCKKAGVTLASGMAKPETGGAHTVANQAREKGYVSLSGLKQRAESGV